GCGGCTGCGCACCACCTTCTACGAGCGCAACCGGGTGGAGCTGGTGGTGGGCCAGGCGCGCTTCCTGGACGCCTCCACCGTGGAGGTCAGCGAGCCCCGGGGCGCCAGCGAGCTGCTGTCCGCCAAGGCCTTCGTGGTGGCCACGGGCTCGCGCCCCTACCGTCCGCCGGAGCTGGACTTCAAACACCCGCGCGTCTTCGACTCGGACACCATCCTCACGCTGGGTGAGACGCCGATGACGATGATCATCTACGGCGCGGGCGTCATCGGCTGCGAGTACGCCTCCATGTTCCGCATGCTGGGCGTGAAGGTGGACCTCATCAACACGCGTGGGCGGCTGCTGTCCTTCCTGGACGATGAGATCTCCGACGCGCTCTCCTACCACCTGCGCGAGCAGGGGGTGCTCATCCGCCACGAGGAGCAGATGGAGCGGGTGGAGACGCGTGACGACGGGGTGGTGCTGCACCTCAAGAGCGGCAAGCGGCTGAAGGCGGACATCTTCCTCTGGGCCAACGGGCGCACGGGCAACACCCAGGACCTGGGGCTCGAGGCGCTGGGCATCCAGACGGACTCGCGCGGCAACATTCCGATCAACGACGCGTACCAGACGTCCGTGCCCCACGTGTACGCGGTGGGGGATGTGGTGGGCAGTCCCTCGTTGGCCAGCGCCTCGTATGACCAGGGACGTTTCGCCGCCACGCACATCGTCGAGGGGCGGCTGGAGATCAAGCTGGTGAAGGACATCCCCACCGGCATCTACACCAGCCCGGAGATCAGCAGCCTGGGGCGCACCGAGCAGGAGCTCACGCGCGACGGCGTGCCCTACGAGGTGGGCCACGCCTTCTTCAAGAGCCTGGCACGCGCGCAAATCACGGGCCGTACGGTGGGGATGCTCAAGATGCTCTTCCACCGGGAGACGCGGGAGCTCCTCGGCATCCACTGCTTCGGGGACAACGCCTCGGAGATCATCCACATCGGCCAGGCCATCATGGCGCAGGAAGGGCCGGGCAACACCATCGACTACTTCATCAACACCACGTTCAACTACCCCACCATGGCCGAGGCGTACCGGGTGGCCGCGCTCAACGGGCTCAACCGCCTGTTCTGACGGGTGAGCCCCTTCGCTCCTGGGCGGTATCCCATCTGACCCTACCGCAGGCGTACCTTCAGGTGCTCCTCGGCGGCGTTGGGCCGCCCCAGGAAGGCATCGAGCAGGCGTTCCTGGACAGAATCCTGCTCCCAGATGGCGGCACGTTCGAGCCCCACGCATTCCTGGGGCTCGGCGGCTCTCTTGTTACCAGCCGTGTCGAAGATGGTGCAGCGACGGAAGTCTCCCACGTCCTGCCTGAACTGGACGAGTGGCTGCGCCAGATGCTCCTCGAGCGCTCTCCATCCGATGGGCTCCCACGCATTCAGGGCCATCAGGTTGACGGCAATCTTGAAGAGGACGGATTTCGACGAAATTCTGTCCAGATCAGAGTCCGGCTCCGGGGTCCTGTGGTTGTAGAAGGCAACATGGGGTGGTTCGAGCAATCTCCCATATCCAAAGGAGCCATCGGCGAGCGCCAGTCTGACAAACGTGCCTGTCTTGTGCTTCGGCTTGCCCAACTTTCAGTCTCCGGTGTAGGGGTGGAGCTGCCCCCAGTGCTTCGTGGCGGCATCGTGGAACAGCCTGCCCAGCGGGTTGTCTTTCGCCACGCCGCGCTGGATGTTCTCGGTGAGATACGGTGCTTGATGACCGGATTGGGCGCCCCCCTGGAAGTCTATCAACTGCTGCTCCCTTCCGCGGATCCGCCAGTAAGCGACATCACCATACCTGTTCGCGTAGTTGACCGCGGTTCCGACATCGAATTCGTCACGCACGGCCGGCAGGAACCCAGGGCTTTTCGGTTCAGCATTTTCGTCTTTGTTGAC
The sequence above is drawn from the Archangium gephyra genome and encodes:
- a CDS encoding Imm26 family immunity protein — its product is MGKPKHKTGTFVRLALADGSFGYGRLLEPPHVAFYNHRTPEPDSDLDRISSKSVLFKIAVNLMALNAWEPIGWRALEEHLAQPLVQFRQDVGDFRRCTIFDTAGNKRAAEPQECVGLERAAIWEQDSVQERLLDAFLGRPNAAEEHLKVRLR
- the sthA gene encoding Si-specific NAD(P)(+) transhydrogenase; translated protein: MSVRQFDIVVIGSGPGGEGAAMKAAKSGKRVCMVERLPLVGGACTHTATIPSKALRHAIQRLVDVQVDHPDLRIELAKSWKFKDMMRTASSVVSRQVRLRTTFYERNRVELVVGQARFLDASTVEVSEPRGASELLSAKAFVVATGSRPYRPPELDFKHPRVFDSDTILTLGETPMTMIIYGAGVIGCEYASMFRMLGVKVDLINTRGRLLSFLDDEISDALSYHLREQGVLIRHEEQMERVETRDDGVVLHLKSGKRLKADIFLWANGRTGNTQDLGLEALGIQTDSRGNIPINDAYQTSVPHVYAVGDVVGSPSLASASYDQGRFAATHIVEGRLEIKLVKDIPTGIYTSPEISSLGRTEQELTRDGVPYEVGHAFFKSLARAQITGRTVGMLKMLFHRETRELLGIHCFGDNASEIIHIGQAIMAQEGPGNTIDYFINTTFNYPTMAEAYRVAALNGLNRLF